One part of the Oceanihabitans sp. IOP_32 genome encodes these proteins:
- a CDS encoding RNA polymerase sigma factor gives MEKNLNDNICEERIFSSLFTKHAKDLHNFLYYKFGDLLNPKDKVQDAFIKLWQNCAKISPDKAKSFLFTTANNLMLNEAAHQKVVLKHQQIKQKTYTNEDPEFLMQEAEYNEKLQKALANLTEAQRVAFMMNRVEGKRFKEIAELLEISTKAVEKRIYGALKKLRQDIKEL, from the coding sequence ATGGAGAAAAATTTAAACGATAATATTTGCGAAGAACGTATATTTTCTTCTCTTTTTACGAAACACGCCAAAGATTTACACAACTTTTTGTACTACAAATTTGGCGACTTACTAAACCCGAAAGATAAGGTACAAGACGCTTTTATCAAGTTATGGCAAAATTGTGCTAAAATTTCACCAGATAAGGCTAAAAGTTTTTTATTTACCACAGCAAATAATTTAATGCTAAATGAAGCTGCGCATCAAAAAGTGGTTCTAAAACACCAACAAATCAAACAAAAAACATATACTAATGAAGATCCTGAATTTTTAATGCAAGAAGCCGAATACAATGAAAAGTTACAAAAGGCATTAGCTAATTTAACCGAGGCACAACGGGTCGCTTTTATGATGAATCGTGTGGAAGGTAAGCGATTTAAAGAAATTGCTGAGCTTTTAGAGATTTCTACCAAAGCCGTTGAAAAACGAATTTATGGGGCTTTAAAGAAATTGAGGCAGGATATTAAGGAATTATGA
- the ffh gene encoding signal recognition particle protein, which translates to MFNNLSDKLDKALHVLKGHGSITEVNVAETLKEVRRALLDADVNFKIAKDFTNRVKEKALGANVLTTLQPGQLMVKIVKDELTELMGGEAEGINLSGNPTVILMSGLQGSGKTTFSGKLANYLKNKKTKKPLLVACDVYRPAAIDQLHVVGEQIGVEVFSDRGNNDPVAISKAAIAHAKANGFNVVIIDTAGRLAVDEAMMTEISNIHKAIQPQETLFVVDAMTGQDAVNTAKAFNDTLNFDGVILTKLDGDTRGGAAISIKTVVNKPIKFIGTGEKMEAIDVFHPSRMAERILGMGDVVSLVERAQEQFDEVEARKLQKKIAKNQFGFDDFLSQIQQIKKMGNMKDLVGMIPGAGKMMKDVDIDDDAFKGIEAIIHSMTPKERSNPSIINASRKKRIGKGSGTSVQEVNQLLKQFNQMSKMMKMMQGGGGKKMMQMMQGLK; encoded by the coding sequence ATGTTTAATAATTTAAGCGATAAATTAGATAAAGCCTTACACGTTCTTAAAGGGCATGGAAGTATCACAGAAGTTAATGTTGCCGAAACACTAAAAGAAGTTCGTCGCGCTTTATTAGATGCCGATGTTAACTTTAAAATAGCAAAAGATTTTACCAATAGAGTAAAAGAAAAAGCTTTAGGTGCTAACGTATTAACAACACTTCAGCCAGGGCAACTCATGGTTAAAATTGTTAAAGACGAGCTTACCGAACTTATGGGTGGCGAAGCAGAAGGCATTAATCTTTCTGGCAATCCAACCGTTATTTTAATGTCTGGTTTACAAGGTTCTGGTAAAACTACGTTTTCTGGTAAATTGGCTAATTATCTTAAAAATAAAAAAACAAAAAAACCACTTTTAGTAGCTTGCGACGTGTATCGTCCTGCTGCTATCGATCAATTACACGTAGTAGGTGAACAGATAGGAGTAGAGGTTTTTAGTGACCGAGGAAACAACGACCCTGTCGCGATTTCGAAAGCTGCAATTGCACACGCCAAAGCAAATGGATTTAATGTGGTTATTATCGATACCGCTGGTCGTTTAGCTGTAGATGAGGCGATGATGACCGAGATTTCGAATATTCATAAAGCCATTCAGCCTCAAGAAACCCTATTTGTTGTCGATGCCATGACTGGGCAAGATGCTGTAAATACGGCAAAAGCCTTTAACGATACTCTAAATTTTGATGGTGTTATTCTAACAAAATTAGATGGTGATACTCGTGGTGGTGCCGCTATTTCTATTAAAACGGTGGTTAATAAACCAATAAAGTTTATTGGTACTGGCGAGAAAATGGAAGCTATCGATGTGTTTCACCCTTCACGTATGGCCGAAAGAATTCTCGGTATGGGTGATGTGGTATCGTTAGTAGAAAGAGCGCAAGAACAATTTGATGAGGTTGAAGCAAGAAAACTTCAGAAAAAAATTGCTAAGAATCAGTTTGGATTTGATGACTTCTTAAGTCAAATACAGCAAATCAAGAAAATGGGGAACATGAAAGACCTTGTTGGCATGATTCCAGGCGCTGGAAAAATGATGAAAGATGTGGATATTGATGATGATGCTTTTAAAGGAATTGAAGCTATTATTCATTCCATGACCCCAAAAGAAAGGTCGAACCCATCTATTATAAATGCAAGCCGAAAAAAACGTATTGGTAAGGGCTCTGGTACTTCTGTACAAGAAGTAAATCAGTTATTAAAGCAGTTTAACCAAATGAGTAAAATGATGAAGATGATGCAAGGTGGTGGCGGTAAAAAGATGATGCAGATGATGCAGGGCTTGAAGTAA
- a CDS encoding bifunctional 5,10-methylenetetrahydrofolate dehydrogenase/5,10-methenyltetrahydrofolate cyclohydrolase, with product MTILDGKKTSDTIKDEIANRVSSMVDKGERVPHLAAVLVGSDGASLTYVNAKVKACKRVGFNSTLIELPENTSETDLLKKIDDLNANEAIDGFIVQLPLPKQIDEQKVLLAVHPDKDVDGFHPTNVGKMVLSLPTFLPATPYGIIELLERYKVETSGKNVVVLGRSHIVGRPISILMSQKRAAGNATVTVAHSQSKNLINITKQADIIVAAIGISEFLTGDMVKEDVVIIDVGITRVSDPSKKSGFRLAGDVHYESVSKKASFITPVPGGVGPMTIAMLLKNTLLARERRNNM from the coding sequence ATGACGATTTTAGACGGAAAAAAAACAAGCGACACTATAAAAGATGAAATAGCAAATCGTGTAAGCTCTATGGTAGATAAAGGTGAAAGAGTACCTCATCTTGCTGCGGTTTTGGTGGGATCAGATGGTGCTAGCTTGACCTATGTTAATGCGAAAGTAAAAGCATGTAAACGTGTTGGCTTTAATTCTACACTTATTGAATTGCCAGAAAATACTTCTGAAACAGATTTACTGAAGAAAATTGACGATTTAAACGCCAATGAGGCTATAGATGGGTTTATAGTACAATTACCATTACCAAAGCAAATAGACGAACAGAAGGTGTTATTAGCTGTACATCCAGATAAAGATGTCGATGGTTTTCATCCTACAAATGTGGGGAAAATGGTCTTAAGCTTGCCTACATTTTTGCCAGCAACTCCATACGGAATTATTGAACTACTGGAGCGGTATAAGGTTGAAACCTCGGGTAAAAATGTTGTGGTTTTAGGTAGAAGCCATATTGTAGGTCGCCCAATTAGTATACTAATGAGCCAAAAAAGAGCGGCTGGTAACGCTACAGTTACCGTAGCGCATAGCCAATCGAAGAACTTGATAAATATTACGAAACAGGCCGATATTATAGTTGCTGCCATTGGTATTTCTGAGTTTTTAACCGGAGATATGGTTAAAGAGGATGTGGTTATTATAGACGTGGGAATTACACGGGTTTCTGATCCATCTAAGAAAAGTGGATTTAGACTTGCTGGTGATGTGCATTATGAAAGTGTAAGTAAGAAAGCAAGTTTTATTACTCCTGTTCCTGGTGGTGTTGGACCAATGACGATTGCCATGCTACTTAAAAATACCTTGTTGGCCCGAGAAAGGCGTAACAATATGTAA
- a CDS encoding TIGR02206 family membrane protein — protein MIPVSVYNAIFLANRVKFGSLEHVVPILLAVVFGIVFINFAKQSLDKQKQKRVLHVFACCISGIVLSFHLYKISLGHYNIKTDLPLYLCSMLALLVPVFTYYRKFWMFEILLFWIIAATTQGVLTPDIPEGFPSFDYFRYWVVHLGLLIIITYAIFVYRMRPKFKSVFKSFVALQIYVVLIMLMNDVLDANYFYLNEKPESASLLDYFGEWPLYIVVVQLLAIPYFLLIYSSFFWFKKRFK, from the coding sequence ATGATACCGGTCTCTGTCTATAATGCGATTTTTTTAGCAAACAGAGTTAAATTTGGAAGTTTAGAGCATGTCGTGCCTATTTTATTGGCCGTTGTATTTGGCATTGTATTTATAAACTTCGCGAAACAAAGCTTAGATAAACAGAAACAAAAACGAGTTTTACATGTCTTTGCTTGTTGCATTTCGGGTATTGTTTTAAGTTTTCATTTGTATAAAATAAGTCTAGGTCATTATAATATTAAAACCGACTTACCTCTGTATTTATGTAGTATGTTGGCTTTATTGGTCCCCGTATTTACTTACTACAGAAAGTTTTGGATGTTCGAAATATTATTATTTTGGATTATTGCGGCAACAACGCAAGGGGTTTTAACACCAGATATTCCAGAAGGTTTTCCGAGTTTTGATTACTTTAGGTATTGGGTGGTACACTTGGGACTTCTAATCATTATTACATACGCCATTTTTGTGTATAGAATGCGACCTAAATTTAAAAGTGTTTTTAAATCTTTTGTTGCTTTGCAAATATACGTGGTGCTAATTATGCTTATGAATGACGTTCTAGATGCTAATTATTTTTATTTGAATGAAAAACCTGAATCGGCTTCTTTATTAGATTATTTTGGTGAATGGCCACTTTATATTGTCGTGGTACAATTATTAGCAATTCCTTATTTTTTACTAATCTACTCTAGTTTTTTTTGGTTTAAAAAACGATTTAAATAG
- a CDS encoding pseudouridine synthase: MSDTLKRINKFLSEVGYCSRREADKLIEAGRVTINGIVPEKGTKIAPNDVVHVDGNLIENTKKNFVYLAFNKPVGIVCTTDTSVEKDNIIDYINYPKRIFPIGRLDKPSEGLILLTDDGDIVNKILRADNNHGKEYIVTVDKPISQTFINRMSGGIFIEELGKTTKKCVVKKINSRTFSIVLTQGLNRQIRRMCSYLNYEVETLKRIRIMNIKLDIPIGEYRELRPEELDELNRLISTSTKAYTPSTNTKKQ, encoded by the coding sequence ATGAGCGACACATTAAAACGTATTAATAAATTCTTAAGTGAGGTAGGTTATTGCTCGCGCCGAGAAGCCGATAAGTTAATTGAAGCAGGTAGAGTTACCATTAATGGTATTGTACCTGAAAAAGGCACAAAAATCGCTCCAAACGATGTCGTGCATGTTGATGGTAATCTAATAGAAAACACCAAAAAAAACTTTGTTTATTTAGCTTTTAATAAACCCGTTGGTATTGTTTGCACAACAGATACGAGTGTAGAAAAAGACAATATCATCGATTATATTAATTACCCTAAACGTATTTTTCCCATAGGTAGATTAGATAAACCTAGCGAGGGTTTAATTCTTTTAACTGATGATGGTGATATCGTGAACAAAATTTTACGAGCCGATAATAATCATGGTAAAGAATATATAGTTACTGTTGATAAACCAATTTCTCAAACCTTCATAAACCGCATGTCGGGTGGGATTTTTATTGAAGAATTAGGCAAAACAACAAAGAAATGTGTGGTTAAAAAAATAAACTCTCGTACATTTAGTATTGTATTAACTCAAGGCTTAAATCGGCAAATTCGTAGAATGTGTTCATATTTAAATTACGAAGTCGAAACGCTTAAACGCATTAGGATTATGAACATAAAACTAGATATTCCTATTGGTGAGTATAGAGAACTTAGACCAGAAGAGCTAGATGAACTAAATCGTTTAATTAGTACATCTACTAAAGCATATACCCCTTCTACGAATACAAAAAAACAGTAG
- a CDS encoding alpha/beta hydrolase, protein MKKQIPKIIGFTINILCLFSPALASKIAIYLFSKPRKGHLKENQKQDLEAAIKRDLIFKNMAIKTYHWVGDKETILLAHGWESNSARWRDLVSILRKLNYNIIALDAPAHGDSGNKTFNALLYSECIHAALEIFETDIVIGHSVGGTASAIAIHNNNHSSIKKLILLGAPSNFVGLIDNYINMMGYTKNVAKSINKYFVKHFGYLPEHFTIANFSKNIDAEVLIIHDKKDKVIPFKDALEIKKHFEKHKLIKTTGFGHSLRTKEVYNHIIEFISD, encoded by the coding sequence ATGAAAAAACAAATTCCAAAAATTATTGGTTTTACTATAAATATATTGTGTCTTTTTTCACCCGCTTTAGCTTCAAAAATTGCCATTTACTTGTTTTCGAAACCTAGAAAAGGACATTTAAAAGAAAATCAAAAACAGGATCTTGAAGCTGCAATAAAAAGAGACCTGATTTTTAAAAACATGGCCATAAAAACGTACCATTGGGTGGGTGATAAAGAAACTATTTTGCTCGCCCATGGCTGGGAAAGTAACTCCGCCAGATGGCGAGATTTGGTAAGCATACTGCGTAAGCTTAATTATAATATTATTGCTTTAGATGCACCCGCTCATGGAGACTCTGGAAATAAAACTTTTAATGCGTTATTATATTCAGAATGCATTCATGCTGCTTTAGAAATTTTTGAAACAGACATTGTTATTGGCCATTCGGTTGGCGGTACAGCAAGTGCGATTGCCATACATAACAACAACCATTCCTCTATTAAAAAATTAATTTTGTTGGGGGCGCCTTCAAATTTTGTGGGATTAATTGATAATTATATCAACATGATGGGCTACACTAAAAACGTTGCAAAATCGATAAACAAATATTTTGTTAAGCATTTTGGATATCTCCCAGAGCACTTTACCATCGCGAACTTCTCGAAAAATATTGATGCCGAAGTACTTATAATTCACGACAAAAAAGATAAAGTGATTCCGTTTAAAGATGCTTTAGAGATAAAAAAACATTTTGAAAAACACAAATTAATAAAAACTACTGGATTTGGCCACAGTCTTAGAACTAAAGAGGTATACAATCATATCATAGAGTTTATAAGCGATTAA
- a CDS encoding cupin domain-containing protein has product MSKKKYTIQNRPFVVPTTDGKVIKEHFGIASTGNSKLSIAHMIAPPGWSEPHQTPEFDEYTFIIKGKKQFIVDGDIVVLNAGESIKIEKNTKVQYANPFSESCEYIAICMPAFSIDLAHRA; this is encoded by the coding sequence ATGTCTAAAAAAAAATACACCATACAAAACAGGCCTTTTGTGGTTCCAACCACAGATGGTAAAGTTATAAAAGAACATTTTGGTATCGCCTCTACTGGCAATTCCAAATTAAGCATCGCTCACATGATTGCACCACCTGGTTGGAGCGAGCCCCATCAAACCCCAGAGTTCGACGAATACACATTCATCATTAAAGGTAAAAAACAATTTATTGTCGATGGTGATATAGTAGTTTTAAATGCTGGGGAGTCTATAAAAATTGAAAAAAACACAAAAGTACAATACGCTAATCCCTTTTCAGAATCCTGCGAATATATTGCTATATGTATGCCCGCGTTTTCGATAGATTTAGCACATAGAGCATAA
- a CDS encoding YitT family protein — MNSFISKLLVRVARKRLEDKNTGVPINTEELVPAVRKLKVEFTHAVKEFIYITIGVFSAGFGLKGFLLPNKFIDGGATGISLLLEHITTVNFGLLLILVNLPFLLLASKTIGVKFALKSVLAISLLALVVHFVEYPIITEDKLLIAVFGGFFLGLGIGMSMRGGSVIDGTEVLAIYLGRKLSLTIGDVLLLINIVIFSVGAYVLSIEVALYAILTYLSAAKTVDFVVDGVEEYVGVTIISNKHEELRLMLTNKLQRACTVYSGKGGYRKDGQSFDKDIIYIIVTRLELAKLHTEIEKIDANAFIIMGVVKDLKGGMIKKKPLK, encoded by the coding sequence ATGAATTCATTTATCTCTAAGCTATTAGTAAGAGTCGCTCGCAAAAGGCTTGAAGATAAAAACACGGGCGTCCCAATAAATACCGAAGAACTCGTCCCTGCTGTTAGAAAATTAAAAGTTGAGTTTACGCATGCCGTTAAAGAGTTTATATATATTACTATTGGTGTATTTTCAGCAGGTTTTGGTTTAAAAGGTTTTTTACTTCCTAATAAATTTATTGATGGAGGTGCTACGGGAATATCGCTTTTGTTAGAACATATAACCACTGTTAATTTCGGCTTATTATTAATACTCGTAAATCTACCCTTCTTACTTCTTGCCTCTAAAACCATTGGTGTTAAATTTGCATTAAAGAGTGTTTTAGCCATTTCACTTTTAGCGTTGGTTGTTCATTTTGTTGAGTACCCCATTATTACAGAAGATAAATTGTTAATTGCTGTATTTGGTGGTTTCTTTCTTGGTCTAGGGATTGGTATGTCTATGCGTGGGGGCAGTGTTATTGACGGCACAGAAGTTCTCGCTATATATTTAGGAAGAAAATTATCGCTAACTATTGGCGACGTGTTGTTACTAATTAACATCGTTATTTTCTCGGTTGGTGCTTACGTATTGTCTATTGAAGTAGCACTGTATGCCATTTTAACCTACTTGTCTGCAGCTAAAACCGTAGATTTTGTGGTTGATGGTGTCGAAGAATATGTAGGAGTAACTATAATCTCTAACAAACATGAAGAGTTACGCCTAATGCTTACCAATAAACTGCAGCGGGCTTGTACCGTTTACTCTGGAAAAGGCGGCTATAGAAAAGACGGACAAAGTTTCGATAAAGATATTATATATATTATAGTAACCCGATTAGAGCTTGCAAAACTGCATACCGAGATTGAAAAAATTGATGCCAATGCTTTTATTATTATGGGCGTTGTAAAGGACTTAAAAGGCGGCATGATTAAAAAAAAGCCCTTAAAATAA
- a CDS encoding helicase HerA-like domain-containing protein — MSRKDAFYKHITEGYTTKGDFIPFGAAMLDGEAITGAHVKIPLKTMNRHGLIAGATGTGKTKSLQVLAENLSEKGIPVLLMDIKGDLSGLAKASPGHPKIDERHEKIGLPFEAKSFPVEILTLSEQHGVRLRATVSEFGPVLLSRILNLSETQSGIVSVIFQYCDINKYPLLDLKDFKKILQYATNEGREEFAEAYGRISTASTGAILRKIIELEQQGADLFFGETSFDVQDLLRIDENGRGFINIIRLTDIQDRPKLFSTFMLSLLAEIYSTFPEQGDSERPELIMFIDEAHLIFNEASKPLLDQIESIVKLIRSKGVGLYFVTQNPTDVPEAVLGQLGLKIQHALRAFTAKDRKAIKLTAQNYPDSEFYDTTEVLTSLGTGEALVSALDEKGRPSPLAATLIRAPMSRMDILTDSELNTLLSQSKMVEKYDETIDRESAYEMLNEKIKLAEEEAAKEKAYQEKEAKQRSSTSRRKSTRINPIVKVLTSATFSRSVFGVLNKALKK; from the coding sequence ATGAGTAGAAAAGACGCGTTTTATAAACACATAACAGAAGGCTATACAACCAAAGGTGACTTTATTCCATTTGGAGCCGCTATGCTAGATGGTGAAGCGATAACAGGTGCCCACGTAAAAATTCCTCTTAAAACCATGAATAGGCATGGTTTAATTGCAGGTGCTACGGGTACTGGAAAAACGAAGTCACTTCAAGTTTTAGCCGAAAATTTAAGTGAAAAAGGTATTCCTGTGTTACTTATGGATATTAAGGGCGATTTAAGTGGTTTAGCAAAGGCAAGTCCTGGGCATCCAAAAATTGATGAACGCCACGAAAAAATTGGTTTACCTTTTGAAGCCAAGTCTTTTCCTGTTGAAATTTTAACTCTTTCAGAGCAACATGGTGTTAGGTTGAGAGCTACGGTGAGTGAGTTTGGCCCTGTTTTACTGTCTCGTATTTTAAATTTAAGCGAAACCCAATCTGGAATCGTTTCAGTCATTTTTCAATATTGTGATATTAATAAATATCCGCTTCTTGATTTAAAAGATTTTAAGAAAATTTTACAATACGCTACCAACGAAGGTAGAGAAGAATTTGCAGAGGCATATGGTCGGATTTCAACAGCTTCAACTGGTGCTATTCTTAGAAAAATTATTGAGTTAGAACAACAAGGTGCCGATTTGTTTTTTGGAGAAACCTCCTTTGATGTTCAAGATTTATTGCGAATCGATGAAAATGGCAGAGGTTTTATCAACATTATAAGGCTTACCGATATTCAAGACAGACCCAAACTGTTTTCTACGTTTATGCTGAGTTTATTAGCCGAAATCTATTCAACATTTCCAGAACAAGGCGATAGCGAAAGACCAGAACTTATTATGTTTATTGACGAGGCACATTTAATATTCAACGAAGCCTCTAAGCCCCTACTTGACCAAATTGAGAGTATTGTAAAGTTAATACGAAGTAAAGGTGTTGGTTTGTATTTTGTAACCCAAAACCCAACCGATGTCCCAGAAGCTGTTTTAGGGCAATTAGGTTTGAAAATACAACATGCTTTACGTGCTTTTACAGCCAAAGACAGAAAAGCCATAAAACTCACAGCTCAAAATTATCCAGATTCTGAGTTTTACGATACCACCGAGGTTTTAACATCTTTAGGCACTGGCGAAGCTTTGGTGTCGGCTTTAGATGAAAAAGGGAGACCTTCTCCTCTAGCCGCCACCTTAATACGAGCGCCCATGAGCAGAATGGATATTTTAACCGATAGCGAATTAAATACTTTACTTTCACAATCTAAAATGGTCGAAAAATACGATGAAACCATCGATAGAGAAAGTGCATACGAAATGCTTAACGAAAAAATTAAACTCGCCGAAGAAGAAGCCGCTAAAGAAAAAGCGTATCAAGAAAAAGAAGCTAAACAACGCTCATCGACCAGTCGACGAAAAAGTACCCGTATTAATCCCATAGTAAAAGTACTCACGAGTGCTACTTTTAGTAGAAGTGTTTTTGGCGTGTTAAATAAAGCTTTAAAAAAATAG
- a CDS encoding 7-carboxy-7-deazaguanine synthase QueE, whose amino-acid sequence MKKEIELLVNKGEMLPLMEEFYTIQGEGFHKGTAAYFIRLGGCDVGCHWCDVKESWNADLHPPTETDKIVQNAKKYSNTIVVTGGEPLMWDMTLLTSKLKAEGLKTHIETSGAYKLTGNWDWICLSPKKMKLPKQEVSDKAHELKVIVYNKDDFRFAEEQAARVNKDCILYLQPEWSKRDKMVPEIVDYVMKNPKWKISLQTHKYLNIP is encoded by the coding sequence ATGAAAAAAGAGATAGAACTATTAGTAAATAAAGGTGAAATGCTGCCGTTAATGGAGGAGTTTTACACCATACAAGGTGAAGGTTTTCACAAGGGTACCGCGGCATATTTTATAAGGCTAGGGGGCTGCGATGTGGGGTGCCATTGGTGCGATGTGAAAGAGAGTTGGAATGCCGATTTACACCCACCAACAGAAACCGATAAAATTGTACAAAACGCAAAAAAATACAGTAATACCATTGTCGTTACCGGAGGCGAGCCCTTAATGTGGGATATGACGCTTTTAACCTCGAAACTTAAGGCCGAAGGTTTAAAAACCCATATTGAAACCTCTGGCGCTTACAAATTAACAGGTAATTGGGATTGGATTTGTTTATCGCCAAAAAAAATGAAGTTGCCTAAACAAGAGGTTAGCGATAAGGCTCATGAACTAAAAGTAATAGTTTACAATAAAGATGATTTTCGCTTTGCCGAAGAACAAGCGGCTCGAGTAAATAAAGATTGTATTTTATATTTACAACCCGAGTGGAGTAAACGCGATAAAATGGTTCCAGAAATTGTGGATTACGTGATGAAAAATCCAAAATGGAAAATATCTCTACAAACTCATAAATATCTTAATATACCTTAA
- a CDS encoding tetratricopeptide repeat protein produces MITKTPSSIVVLLSFLSCFILNIYSQNSSNTPIDSLLIKLSSEKNQEKKLEILNDLVDLAFQSDLNLAKRYARKGVQLAEQSQHKIWQPKFYEMQGRMHANLLELDSASINFDKALKGFTEIDDKKGQATTYFKIGWVHKRQGNIEAALKVDLKALKLMESIDDKLGIAGAYNRISEDLTKQGRLEEAYEYALKTITLCKEQNFNEELAYAYTAAGDTQIAMGNSEASFGYFDEALNLAKSLNFSIFDIINFSNNRANALKRMGKYDEAKAAYETALSTAQDVNYGNAIYVITANLGEINLLLGDYEAALKYQLQTVATQESQGDVSNLTENYHHLSTIYEKLENYPLALEFQKKALVMRDSTAKIESDKTMSALMTQFETEKKDQTINAQNTQIAQQRKTQILYIAIATIFALGLLGMFFSFKNIRKKREALQTLNEALDAKNRQNELLLKEIHHRVKNNLEMVKGLIALQSAHLEDSATKDAMIASQNRVQSMGIIHQKLYQGTNLGAIEMKDYFLNLGDGILDSFDAENRVQIECIMEQLELDVDTAVPIGLIVNELLTNAIKYAFPNTENGKISIQLEQKANDILHLKVSDNGVGKVLGGAAKGTGFGSQLIQLLTQQLDGIMQESNEKGTSVSFQFKHQKAA; encoded by the coding sequence ATGATTACGAAAACACCTTCTAGCATTGTAGTACTTTTATCCTTTTTGAGCTGTTTTATCTTAAATATTTATAGTCAAAATTCTTCTAACACTCCTATTGACAGTCTTTTAATAAAACTCAGTTCTGAAAAAAACCAAGAAAAAAAGTTAGAAATCCTTAACGATCTCGTTGATCTCGCTTTTCAATCCGATTTGAATTTAGCTAAACGATATGCTAGAAAGGGTGTCCAATTGGCCGAACAAAGCCAGCATAAAATCTGGCAACCTAAATTTTACGAAATGCAAGGTAGAATGCACGCCAATCTTTTGGAACTAGATTCGGCTTCTATTAATTTTGATAAAGCTCTAAAGGGTTTTACTGAAATAGACGACAAAAAAGGCCAAGCCACTACCTATTTTAAAATAGGCTGGGTACATAAACGGCAAGGTAATATTGAAGCAGCCTTAAAGGTCGATTTAAAAGCCCTAAAACTCATGGAGTCCATAGATGATAAATTAGGAATTGCTGGTGCCTACAATCGAATTTCGGAAGATTTAACGAAACAAGGCCGACTTGAAGAAGCCTACGAATATGCACTAAAAACCATTACCCTGTGTAAAGAACAAAACTTTAACGAAGAACTGGCTTATGCCTACACCGCTGCTGGAGATACCCAAATTGCTATGGGAAATAGTGAAGCTTCTTTTGGATATTTTGATGAAGCTCTAAATTTGGCAAAATCACTTAATTTTTCCATTTTCGATATTATAAATTTCTCAAATAATCGAGCAAATGCTTTAAAACGTATGGGGAAATACGATGAAGCTAAAGCGGCATACGAAACGGCATTATCTACAGCACAAGATGTAAATTATGGCAATGCCATATATGTAATTACGGCCAATTTAGGCGAAATTAATTTGCTTTTAGGCGATTATGAAGCCGCTTTAAAATATCAGTTGCAAACAGTAGCCACACAAGAATCTCAAGGCGATGTGTCCAATTTAACAGAAAACTACCATCATTTAAGCACTATTTATGAGAAATTAGAGAATTATCCGTTGGCCTTAGAGTTTCAAAAAAAAGCGCTTGTTATGCGCGACAGTACGGCAAAAATAGAAAGCGACAAAACCATGTCTGCTTTAATGACACAGTTTGAAACCGAAAAGAAAGATCAAACCATTAATGCCCAAAACACCCAAATAGCACAACAACGGAAAACACAAATACTTTATATTGCCATTGCAACTATTTTTGCTTTGGGCTTATTAGGCATGTTTTTTAGTTTTAAAAATATTAGAAAAAAACGTGAGGCTTTACAAACTTTAAATGAAGCACTCGATGCCAAAAACAGACAGAATGAATTGTTGTTAAAAGAAATTCACCATCGGGTAAAAAATAATTTAGAAATGGTAAAGGGGTTAATAGCCTTACAGTCTGCTCATTTGGAAGATTCGGCAACTAAAGATGCCATGATTGCGAGTCAGAATCGAGTGCAATCCATGGGGATTATTCACCAAAAACTCTATCAAGGTACTAATTTAGGGGCTATAGAAATGAAAGACTACTTCCTAAATTTAGGCGATGGTATTTTAGATTCTTTTGATGCAGAAAATAGGGTGCAAATAGAATGTATCATGGAGCAATTGGAATTGGATGTAGATACAGCCGTTCCCATAGGTTTAATAGTGAACGAGCTATTAACCAATGCCATAAAATATGCGTTCCCGAATACAGAAAACGGTAAAATATCCATTCAATTAGAACAAAAAGCCAATGATATTTTGCACTTAAAAGTATCGGATAATGGTGTGGGGAAAGTTTTAGGTGGCGCAGCAAAAGGCACTGGTTTTGGTTCGCAACTTATCCAGTTATTAACGCAACAGTTAGATGGCATTATGCAAGAAAGTAATGAGAAAGGCACATCGGTTTCATTTCAATTTAAACACCAAAAAGCGGCATGA